The following proteins are co-located in the Paenibacillus sp. FSL H8-0079 genome:
- a CDS encoding DUF58 domain-containing protein: MALLWLVLVGGIVVGIHGVWFGRPALRKLKYSRQFSKLRCYAGDELEMVETISNEKRVSVPWLRLEAMMPVSFVFRSGSGMDISQGEIYQNHKSIFTLKPFTRITRKHPFSCTQRGIYPLNTASMTGGDLFGVWRSTKPIPLHMSMVVYPSLVNAEDLPAIYQVWQGEVEVSRWIVEDPFLILGVRPYGAGDPMNRIHWKASARTGELQVYKQGWTADPQSWIVVNIQESADMWSVVTRPEKIERALRYAATAAVDAIGRGLPAGFAHNGYHVGGGRDAVRIEPDYGTPHLERVLEAMAETELKCMVPMEQFLNDEVRLNEEAQQIRSYLLITSYVSAAMEHEISRLHEQGHRVTVLPVEDVKGDTKAVSA, translated from the coding sequence ATGGCATTATTATGGCTTGTCCTTGTAGGAGGCATTGTCGTTGGCATACACGGTGTATGGTTCGGACGACCTGCACTGCGAAAGCTCAAGTACAGCAGACAATTCAGCAAGCTGCGTTGTTATGCTGGAGATGAGCTTGAGATGGTGGAGACGATATCGAATGAAAAACGAGTCTCCGTTCCGTGGCTCAGACTTGAAGCAATGATGCCTGTGTCGTTTGTATTTCGTTCCGGTTCAGGTATGGATATTAGCCAAGGCGAAATCTATCAGAACCATAAGAGCATTTTCACACTAAAACCGTTTACGCGTATCACGCGCAAGCATCCGTTCTCATGTACTCAGCGTGGCATCTATCCACTCAATACAGCAAGCATGACAGGTGGGGACCTCTTTGGCGTGTGGCGTTCCACCAAACCGATTCCTTTGCATATGTCCATGGTCGTGTATCCTTCATTAGTGAATGCAGAGGATCTTCCCGCCATATATCAAGTGTGGCAGGGGGAAGTGGAAGTATCGCGATGGATTGTCGAAGATCCGTTCCTGATTCTGGGTGTTCGCCCTTATGGTGCAGGCGACCCGATGAATCGTATCCACTGGAAAGCGAGCGCACGTACGGGTGAATTGCAAGTCTACAAGCAGGGATGGACAGCAGATCCGCAATCATGGATTGTAGTTAACATTCAGGAGTCTGCAGATATGTGGAGTGTAGTCACTCGACCAGAGAAGATCGAACGGGCACTTCGTTACGCTGCCACGGCTGCAGTGGATGCCATCGGTAGAGGGTTGCCGGCAGGCTTCGCCCATAATGGTTATCATGTGGGTGGAGGTCGCGATGCAGTTCGGATTGAGCCGGATTATGGAACACCCCATCTGGAAAGGGTACTGGAAGCTATGGCTGAGACCGAGTTGAAATGCATGGTGCCCATGGAACAATTCCTGAATGATGAAGTACGTCTGAATGAAGAAGCACAGCAAATCCGCAGCTATCTGTTGATCACATCCTATGTATCTGCCGCTATGGAGCACGAGATTTCGCGTCTGCACGAACAAGGGCATCGCGTGACGGTTCTCCCGGTAGAGGACGTGAAGGGTGATACGAAGGCGGTGAGTGCATGA
- the pheS gene encoding phenylalanine--tRNA ligase subunit alpha, with translation MKERLEALKIEALEQLSGVNDPQTLSDLRVKYLGKKGALTEILRGMGALSAEERPVIGQVANDVRAAIEEVIDSKQDQFQKEETAKRLQSEKIDVTLPGRRGRQGGLHPLTKVVQEIEDIFIGMGYRVAEGPEVEMDYYNFEALNLPKNHPARDMQDSFYVTEDLLMRTHTSPVQVRTMQSMKGEVPVKVICPGKVYRRDDDDATHSFQFNQVEGLVISENIRMSDLKGTLLQFVREMFGSHTEIRLRPSFFPFTEPSAEVDVTCVQCGGSGCRVCKQTGWLEILGGGMVHPKVLEMGGYDPEKYSGFAFGMGVERIAMLKYGVDDIRHFYNSDLTFLKQFGRL, from the coding sequence ATGAAAGAACGTTTAGAGGCATTAAAGATCGAAGCGCTGGAGCAGTTGTCTGGTGTGAATGATCCGCAGACGCTCAGTGATCTGCGTGTGAAGTATTTGGGGAAAAAGGGTGCATTGACTGAAATTTTGCGCGGAATGGGTGCGCTTAGTGCAGAGGAACGTCCAGTTATTGGTCAAGTAGCCAATGATGTTCGGGCTGCCATTGAGGAAGTCATCGACAGCAAGCAGGATCAGTTCCAGAAGGAAGAGACAGCGAAGCGTCTGCAATCCGAGAAAATTGATGTGACCCTGCCAGGACGTCGTGGACGTCAAGGCGGACTGCATCCACTGACCAAAGTGGTACAGGAGATCGAAGATATTTTCATCGGTATGGGATACCGCGTAGCGGAAGGTCCTGAAGTCGAAATGGATTATTACAACTTTGAAGCATTGAATCTGCCGAAGAATCACCCGGCGCGCGATATGCAGGATTCCTTCTATGTTACAGAAGACTTGTTGATGCGTACCCATACGTCTCCGGTTCAAGTACGTACCATGCAGAGCATGAAGGGCGAAGTGCCTGTCAAAGTCATCTGCCCAGGTAAAGTATACCGCCGTGATGACGACGATGCGACGCACTCTTTCCAATTCAACCAGGTTGAAGGATTGGTCATCAGCGAAAACATTCGTATGAGCGATCTGAAAGGAACCCTGCTGCAATTCGTGCGCGAAATGTTCGGTTCCCACACAGAAATTCGTCTGCGTCCAAGCTTCTTCCCGTTCACAGAGCCAAGTGCGGAAGTGGATGTAACCTGTGTACAATGTGGCGGCAGCGGCTGTCGCGTATGTAAGCAAACAGGCTGGCTTGAAATTTTGGGCGGCGGTATGGTTCACCCGAAAGTACTGGAAATGGGTGGTTATGATCCGGAGAAATACAGTGGTTTCGCATTTGGTATGGGTGTAGAACGTATCGCCATGCTGAAGTATGGTGTTGATGATATCCGTCACTTCTACAATAGTGATCTGACCTTCCTGAAGCAATTCGGACGGCTGTAA
- the abc-f gene encoding ABC-F type ribosomal protection protein, translating into MTTLVRLHEVSKEWNGIELFTGLNLEINEGERLAILGRNGCGKTTLLRIILGEEHGGGRIERHIPQQEWGFMRQRSEIEGVMNVMDAVRRESGQIYEVKRKLEELEQRLSISSEADDELLAAYTKVMDQYEQLNGYMWETEVEKVLTRLGLSAEHWNRPYHSLSGGQKTKVRLAGLLVSKPKFLILDEPTNHLDEGSMRWLEEWLSSYEGTLLFVSHDRTFIDQVATGVIEFSSEALTKYKGGYSEYKVHKERELREQETIYRRQELERKALEETIRNYQEWFHKAHNSATDVEVKITQSFYKAKANKNISRYHAKQKQLERLERERVDKPCEATKLNMELQMSTLAARQLLALEEVSFSYTGNQPLLRDLRITVERGDRVAVRGPNGTGKTTLLKLMIGELEPSQGKVTRHPQLRIGYFSQELEGLPETLTLLDSLLTLPSMTQSAARTILGCFLFSRDDVFKQIGDLSMGEKCRVAFLRLYFGGANLLVLDEPTNYLDIDTQEVMENVLKQASGALVLVSHDRMLTKSLANRLCDLEPGGTATLFEGSVPDWEESIKLRELALETRESDDERLRLEMRLSELLSPVSAAGKDSLTLPEHESERAVEATEIREIQQRLKQLKDKGASIN; encoded by the coding sequence ATGACGACATTGGTACGCTTACATGAAGTATCAAAAGAGTGGAACGGTATTGAATTGTTTACAGGATTGAATCTGGAGATTAATGAGGGCGAGCGACTCGCGATTCTAGGTCGCAACGGATGCGGCAAGACAACGTTGTTACGTATCATTTTGGGTGAAGAGCATGGTGGTGGACGGATTGAACGTCATATCCCGCAACAGGAATGGGGATTCATGCGCCAGCGTTCGGAGATTGAGGGCGTGATGAATGTAATGGATGCGGTCCGACGTGAGAGCGGTCAGATCTATGAAGTGAAACGGAAACTGGAGGAATTGGAACAACGCTTGAGCATCAGCAGTGAGGCTGATGATGAGCTACTTGCAGCCTACACAAAAGTGATGGATCAATATGAACAGCTTAACGGATATATGTGGGAGACCGAGGTAGAGAAGGTACTGACACGCCTTGGTTTATCCGCAGAGCATTGGAACAGACCCTATCATTCCTTGAGCGGTGGACAAAAAACAAAGGTTCGTTTGGCAGGCCTGCTTGTCAGCAAACCTAAATTCCTGATCCTGGATGAACCCACGAATCATCTGGATGAGGGAAGCATGCGTTGGCTTGAAGAGTGGTTATCCTCATATGAAGGTACGCTGTTATTTGTATCTCACGATCGTACGTTTATTGATCAGGTAGCAACAGGAGTGATTGAGTTCAGTTCAGAGGCTTTGACCAAATACAAGGGCGGGTACTCCGAGTACAAGGTCCACAAAGAGCGTGAATTACGGGAACAGGAAACGATCTACCGCAGGCAGGAGTTGGAACGAAAGGCGCTGGAAGAGACGATTCGTAATTATCAGGAATGGTTCCATAAAGCGCATAACTCAGCGACCGATGTGGAGGTGAAGATCACCCAGAGCTTCTACAAGGCCAAAGCCAACAAGAATATTTCACGTTACCATGCGAAACAAAAACAGTTGGAGCGGTTGGAGCGGGAACGGGTGGATAAACCGTGTGAAGCTACCAAGTTGAATATGGAATTGCAGATGAGTACACTGGCTGCACGTCAGCTGCTTGCGCTGGAAGAGGTGAGTTTTTCATATACGGGTAACCAGCCCTTGCTTCGCGACCTTCGAATCACTGTTGAACGTGGAGACCGTGTTGCCGTACGAGGCCCTAATGGAACGGGCAAGACGACACTGTTGAAGCTGATGATTGGTGAGCTGGAACCCTCCCAAGGCAAGGTAACACGGCATCCACAGCTGAGAATTGGTTACTTTTCACAGGAGTTGGAAGGACTTCCCGAGACTCTGACGCTGCTGGACAGCTTGCTTACCCTTCCATCCATGACACAAAGTGCGGCACGTACCATTCTGGGATGTTTCCTGTTTTCCAGGGATGATGTGTTCAAGCAGATCGGGGATTTGAGCATGGGAGAAAAGTGCAGAGTGGCATTTCTGAGGCTTTACTTTGGCGGAGCGAATCTGCTGGTGCTGGATGAGCCGACCAACTATCTGGACATCGATACCCAGGAAGTCATGGAGAATGTATTAAAACAGGCTTCAGGTGCTTTGGTGCTTGTATCCCATGACCGTATGCTGACGAAGTCACTTGCGAATCGCTTGTGCGATCTGGAACCTGGTGGCACAGCAACCCTGTTTGAAGGAAGTGTGCCGGATTGGGAGGAGTCCATTAAACTTCGGGAGCTGGCGCTCGAGACCCGGGAATCCGATGACGAACGGTTGCGATTGGAGATGCGCTTATCCGAGTTACTGTCTCCTGTGAGCGCTGCTGGAAAAGACAGTCTGACACTGCCTGAACACGAGAGTGAACGAGCAGTCGAGGCAACGGAGATTCGCGAAATCCAGCAGCGCCTGAAACAATTGAAAGATAAGGGTGCAAGCATAAATTAG
- a CDS encoding MoxR family ATPase, whose amino-acid sequence MDIQGMERMNQQLMDNVGKVIVGKEHTIELVMTAIIASGHVLLEDVPGTGKTMLAKSVASSLDCTFQRIQFTPDLLPSDLTGIHFFNQKEGDFEFRPGPLFANLVLADEINRATPRTQSSLLECMEERQISIDGSTRLLERPFIVIATQNPVDNQGTFPLPEAQMDRFMMKIRMGYPSSEESVEILRRTVASRSVDDLSAVISREELMKAQDTYKTVQINEDLLRYIIQLTEATRQHPELSLGVSPRGAQALLKASQAWAALHGRDFVLPDDIKVLAEPVLAHRLVFRNRIRQQEGLAERIIQELLNQTEVPTENLATSGR is encoded by the coding sequence ATGGATATCCAAGGAATGGAACGAATGAATCAACAATTGATGGATAACGTGGGAAAAGTGATCGTGGGCAAAGAGCATACCATAGAGCTGGTGATGACAGCGATCATAGCATCTGGACATGTACTGCTGGAGGATGTACCGGGTACCGGGAAAACGATGCTCGCCAAATCGGTAGCCTCCTCATTGGACTGCACATTCCAGCGTATACAGTTCACACCGGACTTGCTGCCATCTGACTTGACAGGGATTCATTTCTTTAATCAAAAAGAAGGGGATTTTGAGTTCAGACCCGGCCCCTTGTTCGCTAATCTTGTATTAGCCGATGAGATTAACCGTGCTACACCACGTACGCAATCAAGTTTGCTGGAGTGCATGGAAGAGCGCCAGATCAGTATCGACGGTTCAACGAGACTGTTGGAACGGCCATTTATCGTTATTGCCACCCAGAACCCTGTAGATAACCAGGGAACTTTTCCGCTACCTGAAGCGCAGATGGATCGCTTTATGATGAAAATTCGTATGGGTTATCCAAGCAGTGAAGAGAGTGTAGAAATTTTGAGACGTACGGTGGCAAGCCGCTCTGTTGATGATTTGTCGGCAGTGATCAGTCGTGAAGAACTTATGAAGGCACAGGATACGTATAAAACAGTGCAAATCAACGAAGATTTGCTACGATATATCATTCAGTTAACCGAAGCGACAAGGCAACATCCCGAGCTCTCGCTTGGCGTAAGTCCACGAGGGGCTCAGGCATTACTCAAGGCAAGTCAGGCTTGGGCTGCACTGCATGGCAGAGACTTTGTGTTGCCGGATGATATTAAAGTTCTGGCGGAGCCTGTGCTGGCCCACCGACTTGTATTCCGTAACCGGATCAGACAACAAGAAGGCTTGGCGGAGCGTATCATCCAGGAACTTCTGAATCAGACAGAAGTACCAACGGAGAACCTCGCTACAAGCGGGCGTTAG
- a CDS encoding PAS domain-containing sensor histidine kinase — MISEFQDTVPQPTDGFPPVHLDNNKYENVLEHLDSGIMLFDSHGVLTFINVQMAKLLELPRSLLSGCTLMQMLHHPQMSRFKKKKILRIYRETIFHRKRYHELIDEYGRHWLVTVTYGDQMDGDFLFSVKDVSDYKQIEQTAYQNDKLAMLGRISASIAHEIRNPLTAIRGFIQLLRPHLLQLGKDEYARIILTEIDRANDIIYEFLNSSKPSAPQKTVMSVDSLLKEVVLLTESEGLMKGCEITLDEGNAPLNVSIDVKQIKQVILNMVKNAMDAIEEVGEEHTGLIRISTATENKFVQISIADNGQGMDHNTLVRLFDPFFTTKESGTGLGLSVSYRIIKNHGGTISVDSKKGEGTRFMIMLPLVY; from the coding sequence ATGATTAGTGAATTTCAGGATACAGTGCCTCAACCAACGGATGGATTCCCGCCCGTACATCTGGATAACAACAAGTATGAGAATGTACTGGAACATCTGGATAGCGGTATTATGTTGTTTGACAGTCACGGTGTATTGACGTTTATTAACGTTCAGATGGCAAAGTTGTTGGAACTTCCCAGAAGTCTGTTGAGCGGCTGCACCCTGATGCAAATGCTGCATCATCCCCAGATGAGCCGATTCAAGAAAAAGAAAATTTTACGTATTTATCGGGAAACCATCTTCCACCGTAAGCGCTATCATGAGTTGATTGATGAGTACGGAAGGCATTGGCTGGTTACTGTGACGTACGGGGATCAGATGGACGGAGACTTCTTGTTCAGTGTCAAGGATGTATCTGATTATAAACAGATTGAACAGACCGCTTATCAAAATGACAAACTTGCGATGCTGGGGCGCATTTCAGCATCTATTGCTCATGAAATTCGTAATCCGTTAACCGCAATCCGTGGGTTCATCCAGTTGCTTCGGCCCCATCTGCTGCAGCTTGGCAAAGACGAGTACGCTCGCATCATACTGACAGAGATTGATCGGGCGAACGACATCATCTACGAATTCTTGAATTCTTCCAAACCGTCAGCGCCACAGAAGACTGTGATGTCTGTCGACTCTTTGCTTAAAGAGGTGGTCTTGCTGACAGAGAGCGAAGGATTGATGAAGGGGTGCGAGATCACGTTGGATGAAGGGAATGCCCCGCTGAATGTGTCCATCGATGTCAAACAGATTAAGCAGGTTATTTTGAATATGGTGAAAAATGCAATGGATGCTATTGAGGAAGTCGGCGAAGAACATACCGGTCTGATTCGGATATCTACCGCTACGGAAAATAAATTCGTGCAGATCTCCATCGCCGATAACGGTCAGGGGATGGACCATAACACACTTGTGCGTCTGTTTGATCCATTCTTCACGACCAAGGAGAGTGGAACGGGGCTGGGACTCTCGGTGAGTTACCGGATCATCAAGAACCACGGAGGTACCATCTCGGTAGATAGCAAAAAAGGCGAAGGTACGCGGTTTATGATTATGTTACCTTTGGTATATTGA
- a CDS encoding EAL domain-containing protein: protein MKVNLQDQRKIGWVAICGLLCFLASQWFRSSSSSDLIISGYPVLTLLGGFAAAAACIGIYNQSWLFRTQKLTLRRVLLTTLFLLIGLFELVHIVSFAEEIPNGAMMESEFSLMMSTMGSLVCSVGLLLVYTITEKEIALPRKFLLFSGTLGTFVILYTLAIQEWSILPNMLEGEVLGGIFTRVHFIVGLLYGIIAVILFVQWKKTKDGDLPSILCGILCFFFGECYFISATGVNDLNLLFGLLSNCMAYFFIQKGLYTSVVDTPFLQQQVAEAKMNYIAHHEDVTGLPNRRRLSQRLKMMMDDAVVEEKLVGVLVLNINRFKTINDSLGQQAANRVLRQVGQRLKHSSLPGEEVFGLGRDEFALTMTDFSTTDTALRRTRSILQLFEKPVLVDGNEYHLTLGIGMAIFPHDGESPQEIIQNADTALHNAKEQGMELNRYAHAMQMKAQERLQLENDLRKALDRGQFYLVYQPQVNLQSGLIVGMEALVRWQHPQRGSVSPAEFIPLAEESGLIVPLGEWVLREACAQNKQWQEAGYRKLCVSVNLSMRQFRHSHLLDNINGILKETGLEPVWLELEITESMTFDKDRAFEQLRKIKEIGVHISIDDFGTGYSSLHYLKDLPIDRLKIDRSFVNEVMEDSNNAAIVSTITSMAHHLHLKVTAEGVENEDQMVFLRNQHCHEAQGYFFSKPIEAADFEKRFLRDVDKPTG from the coding sequence ATGAAGGTTAATCTGCAAGATCAGAGAAAAATAGGTTGGGTCGCTATATGCGGCTTATTGTGTTTCCTCGCAAGTCAATGGTTTCGTTCTTCTTCAAGCTCTGATCTGATCATATCGGGTTACCCTGTTTTGACACTCTTGGGTGGATTCGCTGCGGCGGCGGCTTGTATCGGCATTTATAATCAAAGCTGGTTGTTTCGTACGCAGAAGCTGACCCTTCGGAGGGTGTTATTGACAACACTCTTTTTATTGATTGGACTGTTTGAACTGGTTCATATCGTTTCTTTTGCAGAAGAGATTCCGAACGGAGCGATGATGGAATCGGAATTCTCCTTGATGATGTCTACTATGGGGTCTTTGGTATGTTCAGTAGGTTTACTGCTCGTGTACACCATAACTGAGAAGGAAATTGCATTACCACGCAAATTCTTACTGTTCAGTGGGACGTTGGGTACCTTTGTTATTCTATACACATTGGCTATTCAGGAATGGAGCATATTGCCGAATATGCTTGAGGGTGAAGTACTTGGCGGGATTTTCACCCGGGTTCATTTTATCGTCGGATTGCTGTATGGCATTATTGCCGTTATTTTGTTTGTACAATGGAAAAAAACCAAGGATGGTGACTTGCCATCCATTCTATGCGGTATTCTGTGTTTCTTCTTTGGGGAATGTTATTTTATTTCCGCCACAGGGGTGAACGATCTCAATCTGCTGTTTGGATTGTTGAGTAACTGTATGGCATATTTTTTCATCCAAAAAGGGTTGTACACGTCCGTTGTGGACACGCCGTTTCTGCAACAGCAGGTTGCTGAAGCCAAGATGAATTACATTGCTCATCATGAGGATGTGACGGGGCTTCCAAACCGTCGTCGCCTTTCGCAGCGGTTGAAAATGATGATGGATGATGCCGTGGTGGAGGAAAAGCTTGTCGGTGTGCTGGTCCTGAATATTAATCGGTTCAAGACCATTAATGATTCGCTCGGACAGCAAGCAGCTAACCGGGTTCTTCGCCAGGTAGGTCAACGTCTGAAACATTCGTCACTTCCAGGAGAAGAAGTATTTGGCCTGGGAAGAGATGAGTTTGCATTGACGATGACAGATTTCAGCACAACCGATACAGCGTTGCGGAGAACAAGATCTATTTTACAACTCTTCGAGAAGCCTGTCCTGGTTGACGGTAATGAGTATCATCTTACACTTGGAATCGGCATGGCGATTTTCCCGCATGATGGTGAGTCACCACAGGAGATTATTCAGAATGCAGATACGGCTCTGCACAATGCCAAAGAACAGGGCATGGAATTGAACCGTTATGCTCATGCGATGCAGATGAAAGCACAGGAACGTTTGCAGCTTGAGAATGATCTGCGGAAGGCGTTGGATCGAGGTCAGTTCTATCTGGTCTACCAGCCGCAGGTTAATCTGCAAAGTGGGCTAATCGTCGGCATGGAAGCATTGGTGCGCTGGCAGCATCCGCAGCGAGGTTCGGTATCTCCGGCTGAATTTATTCCTCTGGCAGAAGAAAGTGGGCTGATTGTACCGCTTGGCGAATGGGTGCTTCGTGAAGCATGTGCACAGAATAAGCAGTGGCAGGAAGCCGGTTATCGTAAACTGTGTGTTTCGGTGAATCTGTCCATGAGACAGTTCAGGCATTCGCATCTATTGGACAATATCAATGGCATTCTCAAGGAGACTGGGCTTGAGCCGGTATGGCTTGAATTGGAGATTACGGAGAGTATGACATTTGATAAAGACCGGGCATTCGAGCAGTTACGTAAAATCAAAGAGATTGGTGTGCATATCAGTATTGATGATTTTGGAACGGGATACAGCTCGTTGCACTATCTGAAGGATCTGCCGATTGATCGGCTCAAGATTGACCGTTCATTCGTTAATGAGGTCATGGAGGACAGCAATAACGCTGCGATCGTATCGACCATCACTTCAATGGCTCATCATTTACATCTGAAAGTGACAGCTGAGGGCGTGGAGAACGAAGATCAGATGGTCTTTCTTCGCAATCAGCATTGTCACGAGGCTCAAGGGTATTTCTTCAGTAAACCGATTGAAGCCGCTGATTTTGAAAAGCGGTTTTTGAGAGATGTGGATAAACCCACAGGATAG
- a CDS encoding aldolase catalytic domain-containing protein, translating into MKTNHCKIVDCTIRDGGLVNNWDFSVDFVQQLYAGLNEAGVDYMEIGYKNSPKLLKGAEEAGPWRFLNDDFLRKVIPQKGNTKLSALVDVGRVDENDILPRSESMLDLIRVACYSKDVDKALALVQTFHDRGYETTLNIMALSNVMENELLEAFELIKESSVDVVYIVDSYGSLDHNDVKYLVEKFKTHLPNKRLGVHTHNNMQLAFSNTLVAAELGVELLDASVYGMGRAAGNCPTELLVAHLKGTKYNLRPVLGVLEQLMVPLREKEEWGYILPYMITGALDEHPRSAMALRSSEDKDKVVDFYDKLTTPEVNFDK; encoded by the coding sequence ATGAAGACAAATCATTGCAAAATTGTAGATTGTACGATCCGTGATGGCGGATTGGTGAATAATTGGGACTTTAGCGTGGACTTTGTTCAACAGCTGTATGCTGGATTGAATGAAGCTGGCGTTGATTATATGGAAATTGGATATAAGAACTCTCCGAAGTTGCTGAAAGGTGCGGAGGAAGCAGGACCTTGGCGTTTCCTGAATGATGATTTCTTGCGTAAAGTTATTCCTCAAAAAGGTAATACCAAACTGTCTGCACTGGTTGACGTTGGACGTGTGGATGAGAACGACATCTTGCCTCGCAGCGAGAGCATGCTGGATCTGATCCGGGTTGCCTGCTACAGCAAAGATGTAGACAAGGCACTTGCACTGGTTCAAACATTCCATGATCGTGGATATGAAACAACACTGAATATTATGGCACTCTCCAATGTTATGGAGAATGAGTTGCTGGAAGCATTTGAATTGATCAAAGAAAGCTCCGTAGATGTGGTCTACATTGTAGATTCCTACGGTAGCCTGGATCATAATGATGTGAAATACCTGGTAGAGAAGTTCAAAACTCATTTGCCTAACAAGCGTCTTGGCGTTCACACCCATAACAACATGCAGCTCGCGTTCTCCAACACATTGGTTGCTGCGGAACTGGGAGTTGAACTGCTTGATGCTTCTGTATATGGTATGGGACGTGCGGCAGGTAACTGCCCAACCGAATTGCTCGTAGCTCATCTGAAAGGTACGAAATACAATCTGCGCCCAGTCCTCGGTGTACTGGAACAGTTGATGGTACCCCTTAGAGAAAAAGAAGAGTGGGGCTACATTCTGCCTTACATGATCACAGGTGCATTGGACGAGCATCCACGTTCGGCGATGGCGCTTCGTTCATCGGAAGACAAGGACAAGGTTGTTGATTTCTATGATAAATTAACAACACCAGAAGTGAATTTCGACAAGTAA